The nucleotide sequence GTGACGACGGAGGGCGAGGAGGTCGCGGTCAAGGTGCTGCGCCCCGGCATCGAGGCGGCGTTCGAGCAGGACATCGAGCTGTTCTTCTGGCTGGCCGAGCTGGGGGAGATCCTGCTGCCCAAGCTCAAGCGGCTGCGTCCGCGCGAAGTGGTCGACACCTTCGCCCGCACCTCGCGGCTGGAGATGGAGCTGCGGATGGAAGCCGCGGCGGCGTCCGAGCTGTCCGACAACTTCCGCGACGACCCGACCTTCAACGTCCCGAAGATCGACTGGAACCGCACCGCCAAGCGTGTCCTGACGCTGGAGCGCATCCGCGGCATCAAGGTCGACGAGATGGAGCGGATCAACGCCGCCGGCTTCGACCGCGACGAGATCCTGGCGATGGCCTCGGCCAGCTTCTTCAACCAGGTGTTCCGCGACGGCTTCTTCCACGCCGACCTGCATCCGGGCAACCTGTTCATCAACGAGCAGGGCACCATCACCGCCGTCGATTTCGGCATCATGGGCCGGCTGGACCGGGCGACGCGCTACTACCTCGCCGACATGCTGATCGGCTTCCTCACCGGCGACTACCGCCGGGTGGCGCTGGTCCATTTCGAGGCGGGCTACGTCCCGCCCAACCAGTCGATCGAGATCTTCACCCAGGCCTGCCGCGCCATCGGCGAGCCGCTGCAGAACAAGCCGCTGAACGAGATCTCGGTCGGCCGGCTGCTCGCCCAGCTCTTCGCGGTGACCGAGCAGTTCCAGATGGAGACACAGCCGCAGCTCCTGCTGCTGCAGAAGAGCATGCTGACGGCGGAAGGGGTCGGCCGGCTGCTGAACCCCAACGTCAACATGTGGGAACTGGCCCGCCCGCTGATCGAGGAGTGGATGCGCGAGAACCGCGGGCCGGAGGCGCAGTTCCTCGACGACGCGAGCGCGGCGCTCAGCACCATCCGCCGCATCCCCGCCCTTGTCCGCGAGGCGGAACGGGTGGTGGCGGAGATGGCGCAGGGCGGCCTGCGCGTCCATCCCTTCTCCATCGGCCAGATCATCGGCGGGCGCGACCGCCAGCATCTCGACCGGCTTGCCCTGTGGGCCGTGGTGATCTTCCTCGGCGTGATCGCGCTCCGCCTGTTCTGAGCCTGCCGCGCCTCATCCCACCCTTTCGGGGTGTGACCCCTCGTCACCCCCGGCCGGGGCGGCTTGACCCCCTGCCGGAGCAGGCGGACAATGCTTGGTGGCGAAGCTCGCCCGAGGGAGGTCCGCCATGGCCCGCGACGCTTACGACGCCCTTCTCACCTACCTGCGCATCGACCAGATGCAGCCCCACCGCGCCCGGGGCAGCCTTGCCCCGACGGCCCCGGTGGTCACCATCGCCCGCAGCCACGGCGCCGGGGCCGAGACCATCGCGCCCAAGGTGGCGGAGGCGCTGGGGGTCGCCTGTTTCGACAAGGAGATCCTGGACGCCATCGTGGCGGAGGCGAAGTCGGACCCCGCCCTGCTCCGCACGCTGGACGAGAAGCTGCCGGAGCGCGCCGGCATGTTCCTCTACGCCAGCCTGATGGGGCTGCACGACCCGCTGACCGAGTATCAGCAGCTTCTGGCCCGGGTGGTGAACGCCATCGCCTTCCGCGGCGGGGTGATCGTCGGCCGCGGGGCGCATCTGCTGCTGCGCGGGGCGCCGCGCTTCCGTGTCCGGATCGTCGGGTCGGATGAGCTGTGCGCCCGCCGGCTGGCCGGCGGCGACGCCGACAAGGTGGCCGCCCAACTCGCCGAGGTCCAGCGCATCAACGCGGCACGGACCCGCTTCTTCCAGGAGAGCTTCAAGATCTCCGGCGAGGATCCGCTGCACTATGACCTGATCGTCAACACGGACCGCTTCGCCGACCTGGACGCGGTGGCGGACCTGATCGTCCGCGCCTACCGCATCCACGGCGCCAAGCCGTAGCGGGGGACCGGCGGGGTGTCCCTCCCCGCCGCCCCTGCGGGGCGCCTACTGCCCCAGCACGTCGAAGCTGGCCGGCGCGGGGTCGAGCACGCGCGAGCCGGCCGGGGTGACCTCCAGCACGGCGAGGCCGCGTTCCACCATGCCGTTGTCGCGCAGGCGGAACAGACCGTCGATGCCTTCGAAGCCACCGGGATTGGTCAGCGCCGTCCGGTCGAAGGGAGCGGCCGGACTGCCCATCTTCGCCAGCACCGCCGCGATGGCGGTGGCGTCATAGGCGAGGGTCGCGATGCGCGGCGGCTTGCGGCCGTAGGTCCGCTCGAACCGTCCCTCGAAATCGGCACGGGACTGCGGCGCCGGAGCGGCGAACCAGGCGCCGACCAGCGCCGGCTCCTGCCCCAGGGTCGGATCGTCCCACAGGCCGGTGCCGAGGAACTTCACCTGCTGCGGGCTGCTGCCGTTGGCGG is from Azospirillum thermophilum and encodes:
- the ubiB gene encoding 2-polyprenylphenol 6-hydroxylase; translated protein: MFRILRNLVRLAVIGRTIARYNALPSTLPQIAPTFAWIWRWIARRDVPGRDGQRLARALAELGPTYIKLGQLLSTRSDLVGERMAADLAELQDKLPPFPGHQARAIVEAELGQPIHALFRSFDERPVAAASIAQVHFAVTTEGEEVAVKVLRPGIEAAFEQDIELFFWLAELGEILLPKLKRLRPREVVDTFARTSRLEMELRMEAAAASELSDNFRDDPTFNVPKIDWNRTAKRVLTLERIRGIKVDEMERINAAGFDRDEILAMASASFFNQVFRDGFFHADLHPGNLFINEQGTITAVDFGIMGRLDRATRYYLADMLIGFLTGDYRRVALVHFEAGYVPPNQSIEIFTQACRAIGEPLQNKPLNEISVGRLLAQLFAVTEQFQMETQPQLLLLQKSMLTAEGVGRLLNPNVNMWELARPLIEEWMRENRGPEAQFLDDASAALSTIRRIPALVREAERVVAEMAQGGLRVHPFSIGQIIGGRDRQHLDRLALWAVVIFLGVIALRLF
- a CDS encoding AAA family ATPase, with the protein product MARDAYDALLTYLRIDQMQPHRARGSLAPTAPVVTIARSHGAGAETIAPKVAEALGVACFDKEILDAIVAEAKSDPALLRTLDEKLPERAGMFLYASLMGLHDPLTEYQQLLARVVNAIAFRGGVIVGRGAHLLLRGAPRFRVRIVGSDELCARRLAGGDADKVAAQLAEVQRINAARTRFFQESFKISGEDPLHYDLIVNTDRFADLDAVADLIVRAYRIHGAKP